A genomic segment from Demetria terragena DSM 11295 encodes:
- a CDS encoding alpha-ketoglutarate-dependent dioxygenase AlkB has translation MVSYALQGSLLDQVDEIGLRQLGGSVHRTPLSRGAWVDLRPGWLTGADKLFSRLSLGGSAGVDWQGERRVMWDREVETPRLLRFYDEREAWPDPVLNDARRALSAHYAPELGEPFRTAGMCLYRDGRDSVAWHGDREGRGATHNTMVAIVSIGAPRTLALRPRGGGASLRFNLGHGDLVVMGGSCQRTWEHAIPKTAKPVGPRISIQFRPHGVR, from the coding sequence ATGGTGTCGTACGCATTGCAAGGGTCTCTGCTTGACCAGGTCGACGAGATCGGCCTGCGCCAACTCGGCGGTTCGGTGCACCGCACACCTCTATCCCGTGGCGCGTGGGTCGACCTGCGCCCTGGTTGGCTCACCGGCGCCGACAAACTGTTCTCCCGGCTCAGCCTGGGCGGCAGCGCCGGAGTGGACTGGCAAGGCGAGCGTCGGGTGATGTGGGACCGCGAGGTAGAGACTCCACGCCTGCTGCGTTTCTATGACGAGCGTGAAGCATGGCCAGACCCGGTGCTTAACGATGCGCGTCGCGCGCTCTCCGCGCACTACGCACCCGAACTCGGCGAGCCATTCCGCACCGCCGGAATGTGCCTCTATCGAGACGGCCGCGACTCTGTTGCCTGGCATGGCGATCGCGAGGGCCGCGGGGCCACCCACAACACCATGGTGGCCATCGTGTCGATCGGCGCTCCCCGCACGCTGGCACTGCGCCCTCGCGGCGGCGGCGCGTCGCTTCGCTTCAATCTGGGCCACGGCGATCTTGTCGTGATGGGCGGCTCCTGCCAACGCACGTGGGAGCACGCGATTCCCAAGACCGCCAAGCCGGTCGGCCCAAGGATCAGCATCCAGTTCCGTCCCCACGGCGTGCGCTGA
- the uppS gene encoding polyprenyl diphosphate synthase, with amino-acid sequence MTVLQSRLGSRRLQRLPVRPRHLGVIIDGNRRWARAAGYTSPTVGHRHGAEHVRDLLIWAQDAGIEHVTVYIASADNLRKRESDEVTGLHDVIETTLPAAIVGSPAWQLHLSGDLGLLPESTQSALRTACQQTLGRPRHVTVAIAYDGRQDIVDAVRRSLLRDSGSTAMANLDVDRVTQSLAGGPAKDIDLVIRTSGEHRLSGFCPWQTTNAEIVVSNKMWPAFARRDFIAALQQYADATDRRADQ; translated from the coding sequence ATGACTGTGCTTCAGAGCCGCCTCGGTAGTCGACGCCTCCAACGGCTCCCGGTCCGCCCCCGGCACCTCGGCGTCATCATCGATGGCAATCGTCGGTGGGCGCGAGCCGCGGGCTACACCTCACCCACGGTTGGTCACCGCCATGGCGCTGAGCACGTACGCGACCTGCTCATCTGGGCCCAGGACGCCGGGATCGAGCACGTCACGGTCTATATCGCCTCCGCCGACAACCTGCGCAAGCGCGAATCCGACGAAGTCACCGGACTACACGACGTCATCGAAACGACGCTGCCCGCGGCGATTGTCGGCTCGCCCGCATGGCAATTGCACCTGTCGGGAGACCTTGGCCTACTTCCCGAATCGACCCAGTCTGCACTGAGGACTGCCTGTCAGCAGACCCTTGGCAGGCCGCGTCATGTCACGGTCGCTATCGCCTATGACGGACGCCAAGACATCGTGGACGCCGTACGCCGGTCGCTCCTACGCGACTCCGGATCGACCGCGATGGCCAACCTCGACGTCGACCGAGTCACGCAATCCCTCGCGGGCGGCCCGGCGAAAGACATCGACCTGGTGATTCGCACCAGCGGGGAGCATCGGCTGTCTGGATTCTGCCCCTGGCAGACCACCAACGCCGAGATCGTGGTCAGCAACAAGATGTGGCCGGCGTTTGCCCGCCGCGACTTCATCGCCGCACTCCAGCAATACGCCGACGCGACGGACCGCCGAGCAGACCAGTGA